Proteins found in one Hevea brasiliensis isolate MT/VB/25A 57/8 chromosome 18, ASM3005281v1, whole genome shotgun sequence genomic segment:
- the LOC110643007 gene encoding uncharacterized protein At4g19900-like: MYLIAQVSQRFLLFLQQLQNFKRSIFALLYCLPTSLLALTLFLLLAYNGSSVFYIRLPVPAKSEPEPANFSPENLAGKSLKKLSTSVMCAVKEENPPVILKTHLPLLPKPAISMVPINHSSVLRSKKVHKHEAVIKVLRYGAKSKRFSARIRTFFGSSVCKVRFFMTWISSLKSFGDRELFAIESVFKSHPNACLVIVSNSMDSETGSFFLRPFLDKGFKVIAIKPDFDYIFKNTHAESWFNELSKGSVDPGKVSFGQNLSNLLRLALLYKFGGTYLDTDVIVLKSFEKMRNVIGAQNIDLETGNWSRLNNALLIFDKNHPLLFKFIQEFALTFNGNKWGHNGPYLVSRVVSRVSGRPGINFTVLPPSAFYPVNWNRIRSLFKGPADKLHSEWLHRKLEQIRRESLAVHLWNKQSRKIKVENGSIINHIMLDSCIFCNSSNLNLLQYNKK; this comes from the coding sequence ATGTACCTAATCGCCCAAGTTTCTCAGCGTTTCCTTCTCTTTCTTCAACAGTTACAGAACTTTAAAAGATCCATCTTTGCTTTGCTTTATTGCTTGCCCACTTCCCTGCTAGCTCTTACCCTGTTTCTCCTTTTGGCATACAATGGCTCCTCTGTGTTCTACATTCGCCTTCCCGTTCCCGCCAAATCAGAGCCGGAGCCTGCTAATTTTTCACCGGAAAATCTCGCGGGAAAATCGCTGAAAAAGCTTTCTACTTCAGTGATGTGTGCAGTAAAAGAAGAGAACCCACCAGTTATTTTGAAGACCCACTTGCCCCTTTTGCCCAAACCAGCCATTTCAATGGTACCCATTAACCATTCTTCGGTTTTAAGGTCCAAGAAAGTGCACAAACACGAAGCTGTGATCAAGGTTCTGCGTTATGGAGCCAAATCAAAGCGGTTTTCGGCAAGAATAAGGACCTTCTTTGGCAGTTCTGTATGTAAGGTTCGGTTCTTTATGACTTGGATTTCTTCTTTGAAGTCATTTGGTGATAGAGAGTTGTTTGCTATAGAGAGTGTGTTCAAGTCTCACCCAAATGCTTGTTTGGTTATTGTTTCCAATTCCATGGATTCTGAAACGGGGAGCTTTTTCTTAAGGCCATTTTTGGATAAAGGGTTCAAAGTTATTGCAATTAAGCCTGATTTTGATTATATATTCAAGAATACTCATGCAGAGTCATGGTTTAATGAATTAAGCAAAGGGAGTGTTGATCCTGGAAAGGTTTCTTTTGGTCAAAACCTCTCAAATTTGCTTAGGCTTGCTTTATTGTATAAATTTGGTGGTACTTACTTAGACACTGATGTTATAGTGTTGaagagttttgagaaaatgagaaATGTTATAGGAGCACAAAATATTGATCTTGAAACTGGGAATTGGAGCAGATTGAATAATGCTTTGTTGATTTTTGATAAGAATCATCCTTTACTCTTCAAGTTCATTCAAGAATTTGCGCTCACATTCAATGGAAACAAGTGGGGTCATAATGGTCCTTATCTAGTTTCCAGAGTTGTTTCAAGGGTAAGTGGTAGGCCTGGGATTAATTTCACAGTGTTGCCCCCATCTGCATTTTATCCAGTGAATTGGAACAGAATTAGAAGTCTCTTTAAGGGCCCTGCAGATAAGCTACATTCAGAATGGTTGCATAGGAAGCTTGAGCAGATAAGAAGGGAAAGTTTAGCTGTCCACCTTTGGAACAAGCAGAGTAGAAAGATTAAAGTTGAAAATGGAAGCATCATCAATCATATAATGCTGGATTCCTGTATCTTCTGTAATTCTTCAAACTTGAATCTGTTACAATACAATAAAAAATGA
- the LOC110642991 gene encoding probable polyol transporter 4 isoform X1, translated as MDSEAAEDDVVLSSNAQWQEGVFKRENDVQKFVFACAIFASLNSVLMGYDAGVMSGAILFIQQDLNISEVQQEVLVGILSIISLLGSLAGGKTSDAIGRKWTIALAAIVFQTGAAVMTLAPSFAVLMTGRLLAGIGIGFGVMIAPVYIAEISPTAARGFLTSFPEIFTNLGILLGYVSNYSFSGLPVHINWRVMLGVGILPSVFMGFALFVIPESPRWLVMQNRVEEARLVLSKTNENESEVEERLAEIQMAAVRANADKYEAKAVWHEILHPSPSVRQMLITGCGIQFFQQITGIDATVYYSPTIFKDAGIKGDTQLLAATVAVGFTKTLFILVAIFLIDKVGRRRLLFISTVGMTISLLVLSLSLFFMGDGKLGIVLAILSVCGNVAFFSIGLGPVCWVVSSEIFPLRLRAQASALGAVGSRVSSGAVTMSFLSVCHAITVGGTFFIFSVISALSVLFVHTCIPETKGKSLEQIEMLFQNGGECQGGEVELEDAERLVQKE; from the exons ATGGATTCTGAAGCTGCAGAGGACGATGTTGTTTTGTCTAGTAACGCTCAATGGCAAGAGGGTGTTTTCAAGAGGGAAAATGATGTGCAGAAATTTGTGTTTGCCTGTGCCATTTTTGCCTCTCTCAATTCTGTGCTCATGGGCTACG ATGCGGGTGTCATGAGTGGAGCAATTTTGTTCATTCAACAAGATCTCAATATATCTGAGGTACAACAGGAAGTTCTTGTTGGAATTTTAAGCATAATTTCACTTTTGGGTAGCTTAGCTGGAGGAAAAACATCTGATGCCATTGGTCGAAAGTGGACTATAGCTTTAGCGGCTATTGTTTTTCAGACAGGGGCAGCTGTAATGACTCTTGCCCCTTCCTTTGCGGTGCTGATGACTGGCAGACTTTTGGCTGGCATAGGGATAGGCTTTGGGGTAATGATTGCACCAGTGTACATAGCAGAGATATCACCTACTGCTGCCAGAGGATTTCTTACCTCTtttcctgaaatttttacaaatctAGGAATCCTTCTAGGATATGTTTCTAACTATTCTTTTTCGGGACTTCCAGTACATATAAACTGGAGGGTGATGCTTGGAGTGGGAATCCTTCCCTCAGTGTTTATGGGGTTTGCCCTATTTGTGATTCCTGAATCCCCAAGGTGGTTGGTGATGCAGAATAGGGTTGAAGAAGCAAGATTAGTTTtgtcaaagacaaatgaaaatgaaagtgAAGTGGAGGAGAGATTAGCAGAGATACAAATGGCTGCTGTCCGGGCTAATGCTGATAAGTATGAAGCAAAAGCTGTCTGGCATGAAATATTACATCCTTCTCCTTCAGTTCGACAGATGCTGATCACTGGTTGTGGAATCCAGTTTTTCCAACAAATCACGGGTATTGATGCAACAGTGTATTATAGCCCCACAATCTTTAAGGATGCTGGAATCAAGGGCGACACTCAGCTTCTTGCTGCAACTGTTGCTGTTGGGTTTACCAAAACCTTATTCATTTTGGTAGCTATATTTCTCATTGACAAAGTGGGCAGAAGACGTTTGCTTTTCATAAGCACAGTTGGGATGACCATCAGCTTACTTGTTTTGAGTCTGTCTTTATTTTTTATGGGGGATGGAAAACTTGGAATTGTTTTGGCAATTTTATCAGTTTGTGGGAATGTAGCTTTCTTCTCTATAGGACTTGGCCCTGTTTGCTGGGTTGTGTCATCTGAAATCTTTCCTCTAAGGCTTCGAGCTCAGGCTTCTGCTCTTGGGGCAGTAGGCAGTAGGGTTAGTAGTGGTGCGGTTACTATGTCTTTTCTCTCAGTATGTCATGCAATCACGGTAGGAGGAACTTTCTTCATCTTCTCAGTGATTTCAGCTCTTTCTGTTCTTTTTGTCCATACATGTATTCCAGAAACAAAAGGCAAGTCCTTGGAGCAAATTGAAATGCTGTTTCAAAATGGGGGAGAGTGTCAAGGAGGGGAGGTTGAATTGGAAGATGCAGAACGGCTGGTACAAAAAGAATGA
- the LOC110642991 gene encoding probable polyol transporter 4 isoform X2 produces MSGWLRRLIPMLKVHDAGVMSGAILFIQQDLNISEVQQEVLVGILSIISLLGSLAGGKTSDAIGRKWTIALAAIVFQTGAAVMTLAPSFAVLMTGRLLAGIGIGFGVMIAPVYIAEISPTAARGFLTSFPEIFTNLGILLGYVSNYSFSGLPVHINWRVMLGVGILPSVFMGFALFVIPESPRWLVMQNRVEEARLVLSKTNENESEVEERLAEIQMAAVRANADKYEAKAVWHEILHPSPSVRQMLITGCGIQFFQQITGIDATVYYSPTIFKDAGIKGDTQLLAATVAVGFTKTLFILVAIFLIDKVGRRRLLFISTVGMTISLLVLSLSLFFMGDGKLGIVLAILSVCGNVAFFSIGLGPVCWVVSSEIFPLRLRAQASALGAVGSRVSSGAVTMSFLSVCHAITVGGTFFIFSVISALSVLFVHTCIPETKGKSLEQIEMLFQNGGECQGGEVELEDAERLVQKE; encoded by the exons ATGTCAGGATGGCTCAGGAGGTTGATTCCTATGCTGAAAGTGCATG ATGCGGGTGTCATGAGTGGAGCAATTTTGTTCATTCAACAAGATCTCAATATATCTGAGGTACAACAGGAAGTTCTTGTTGGAATTTTAAGCATAATTTCACTTTTGGGTAGCTTAGCTGGAGGAAAAACATCTGATGCCATTGGTCGAAAGTGGACTATAGCTTTAGCGGCTATTGTTTTTCAGACAGGGGCAGCTGTAATGACTCTTGCCCCTTCCTTTGCGGTGCTGATGACTGGCAGACTTTTGGCTGGCATAGGGATAGGCTTTGGGGTAATGATTGCACCAGTGTACATAGCAGAGATATCACCTACTGCTGCCAGAGGATTTCTTACCTCTtttcctgaaatttttacaaatctAGGAATCCTTCTAGGATATGTTTCTAACTATTCTTTTTCGGGACTTCCAGTACATATAAACTGGAGGGTGATGCTTGGAGTGGGAATCCTTCCCTCAGTGTTTATGGGGTTTGCCCTATTTGTGATTCCTGAATCCCCAAGGTGGTTGGTGATGCAGAATAGGGTTGAAGAAGCAAGATTAGTTTtgtcaaagacaaatgaaaatgaaagtgAAGTGGAGGAGAGATTAGCAGAGATACAAATGGCTGCTGTCCGGGCTAATGCTGATAAGTATGAAGCAAAAGCTGTCTGGCATGAAATATTACATCCTTCTCCTTCAGTTCGACAGATGCTGATCACTGGTTGTGGAATCCAGTTTTTCCAACAAATCACGGGTATTGATGCAACAGTGTATTATAGCCCCACAATCTTTAAGGATGCTGGAATCAAGGGCGACACTCAGCTTCTTGCTGCAACTGTTGCTGTTGGGTTTACCAAAACCTTATTCATTTTGGTAGCTATATTTCTCATTGACAAAGTGGGCAGAAGACGTTTGCTTTTCATAAGCACAGTTGGGATGACCATCAGCTTACTTGTTTTGAGTCTGTCTTTATTTTTTATGGGGGATGGAAAACTTGGAATTGTTTTGGCAATTTTATCAGTTTGTGGGAATGTAGCTTTCTTCTCTATAGGACTTGGCCCTGTTTGCTGGGTTGTGTCATCTGAAATCTTTCCTCTAAGGCTTCGAGCTCAGGCTTCTGCTCTTGGGGCAGTAGGCAGTAGGGTTAGTAGTGGTGCGGTTACTATGTCTTTTCTCTCAGTATGTCATGCAATCACGGTAGGAGGAACTTTCTTCATCTTCTCAGTGATTTCAGCTCTTTCTGTTCTTTTTGTCCATACATGTATTCCAGAAACAAAAGGCAAGTCCTTGGAGCAAATTGAAATGCTGTTTCAAAATGGGGGAGAGTGTCAAGGAGGGGAGGTTGAATTGGAAGATGCAGAACGGCTGGTACAAAAAGAATGA
- the LOC110643001 gene encoding uncharacterized protein LOC110643001, producing MAADTLPYQNGVVSNGDLATNPSSNNANAKKSRDSERRRRRRKQKKNNKTASQALDATANSNKSDDDDSAANGDDAKENNDPQQAFEQVVVEYVPEKAELEAGLDDEFRKIFERFNFHEIAGSEENDKKDESAQNADSKKKVDSDSEEEEQDATQKEKGVSNKKKKLLRRMKIAELKQICSRPDVVEVWDATAADPKLLVFLKSYRNTVPVPRHWCQKRKFLQGKRGIEKQPFQLPDFIAATGIEKIRQAYIEKEDSKKLKQKQRERMQPKMGKMDIDYQVLHDAFFKYQTKPKLTTHGDLYHEGKEFEVKLREMKPGSLSQELKEALGMPEGAPPPWLINMQRYGPPPSYPHLKIPGLNAPIPPGASFGYHPGGWGKPPVDEYGRPLYGDVFGVQQQEQPNYEEEPVDKTKHWGDLEEEEEEEEEEEEEQIEEEELEDGIQSVDSLSSTPTGVETPDVIDLRKQQRKEPERPLYQVLEEKEERIAPGTLLGTTHTYVVASGTQDKSAAKRVDLLRGQKTDRVDVTLQPEELDALDNVLPAKYEEAREEEKMRSQREDFSDMVAENEKKRKRKMQEKEGKSKKKDFKF from the exons ATGGCCGCCGATACTCTGCCGTACCAAAACGGCGTCGTCTCCAACGGAGATCTGGCCACTAACCCTAGCTCCAACAACGCCAACGCTAAGAAGTCACGGGACAGCGAAAGGCGCCGTCGCAGGCGCAAGCAGAAGAAGAACAACAAGACTGCTTCTCAGGCTCTTGATGCCACTGCCAACAGCAACAAAAGTGACGATGACGATTCTGCCGCTAACGGCGACGATGCCAAGGAGAATAACGATCCTCAACAG GCCTTCGAGCAAGTGGTGGTTGAGTATGTTCCAGAAAAGGCAGAGTTGGAAGCTGGGTTGGATGACGAATTCAGGAAGATCTTTGAGAGATTTAATTTCCATGAAATTGCTGGTTCTGAG GAGAATGATAAAAAAgatgaatctgcccaaaatgctgaTTCGAAGAAAAAGGTCGATTCAGATTCAGAAGAGGAAGAACAAGATGCTACACAGAAGGAGAAAGGCGTGTCAAACAAGAAGAAAAAG CTTCTGCGACGGATGAAGATTGCAGAACTAAAACAGATATGCTCTAGGCCTGATGTTGTTGAG GTGTGGGATGCTACTGCAGCAGACCCGAAGTTGCTAGTGTTTTTGAAATCATACAGAAATACTGTTCCTGTGCCAAGGCATTGGTGTCAGAAAAGGAAATTTTTGCAG GGAAAACGTGGTATTGAGAAGCAACCTTTTCAGCTTCCTGATTTCATTGCTGCAACAGGAATTGAGAAAATCAGACAG GCTTACATTGAAAAAGAGGATAGTAAGAAGTTGAAACAGAAGCAACGAGAGCGGATGCAGCCAAAGATGGGAAAAATGGATATTGATTATCAG GTCCTTCATGATGCGTTTTTTAAGTACCAAACAAAGCCAAAGCTTACTACTCATGGTGACCTCTATCATGAAGGGAAAGAATTTGAG GTGAAGCTTAGAGAGATGAAGCCTGGCAGTCTTTCACAAGAATTAAAAGAAGCTCTTGGCATGCCAGAGGGTGCACCGCCACCTTGGCTTATCAATATGCAG AGGTATGGCCCTCCACCATCTTATCCCCACCTGAAAATCCCTGGTCTGAATGCTCCCATTCCACCTGGAGCTAGCTTTGGTTATCATCCTGGTGGCTGGGGCAAACCTCCTGTTGATGAA TATGGTCGTCCTTTGTATGGAGATGTTTTTGGAGTTCAGCAACAAGAACAGCCCAATTATGAG GAAGAGCCAGTTGATAAAACCAAGCATTGGGGTGACTTGGaggaagaggaggaggaggaagaagaggaagaggaggAGCAGATCGAGGAAGAGGAGTTGGAGGATGGCATTCAATCTGTGGATAGCCTCTCGAG cACACCAACTGGTGTTGAAACACCAGATGTCATTGACCTCCGTAAGCAGCAAAGAAAGGAACCTGAGAGGCCTCTTTACCAA GTtcttgaagaaaaagaagagaggatTGCTCCGGGGACTTTACTTGGAACAACCCACAC GTATGTGGTTGCCAGTGGCACTCAAGACAAGTCAGCAGCTAAAAGG GTTGATCTTCTTCGAGGCCAGAAAACAGATAGAGTTGATGTCACTTTACAACCTGAGGAATTGGACGCTTTGGACAATGTTTTGCCTGCAAA GTACGAGGAAGCAAGAGAGGAGGAGAAGATGCGTAGCCAACGTGAGGATTTCAGTGATATGGTTGCAGAG AATGAGAAGAAAAGGAAGCGAAAGATGCAGGAAAAGGAagggaaatcaaagaaaaaagatTTCAAGTTTTAG
- the LOC110642996 gene encoding dof zinc finger protein DOF1.4-like produces the protein MGLSSKQVSSDGLDWSQTLLQQAQTLELPKPPLLRRQQQQNQQQSEPLKCPRCDSTKTKFCYYNNYNKSQPRHFCKTCKRHWTKGGTLRNVPVGGGRKNKRLKTSKNTSKAASAAATTSATSTSTNNGNIINRVDPQMVIQAQQQKHNHPLTLGDQKSVSEIKCQAMISPLSLAFQQNSMSCSNFSSKNFNTGNNGVFMGPTFSLPQNQGLHFPYSSSSTFETHPSSIFTSLQPSNLYNYSSGEAMEDSTITTVIPTTSNIITHQLWQVPNASCGVDMTSYWNWDDIDTFVSTDLNIPWDDSGLKP, from the coding sequence ATGGGTTTGAGTTCTAAGCAGGTTTCTAGTGATGGGTTAGATTGGAGCCAGACCCTTTTGCAGCAGGCACAGACCTTGGAGCTCCCTAAACCTCCTCTTTTAAGGCGGCAACAGCAACAAAACCAGCAGCAATCAGAGCCCTTGAAGTGCCCGAGATGTGACTCAACCAAGACCAAGTTTTGTTACTATAACAACTACAACAAGTCACAGCCAAGGCATTTTTGCAAGACTTGCAAGAGGCACTGGACTAAAGGTGGCACTCTCCGCAATGTTCCTGTAGGCGGTGGCCGCAAAAACAAGCGGCTGAAAACgtcaaaaaacacttccaaagccGCCTCCGCAGCCGCCACTACAAGCGCCACTAGTACAAGTACCAATAATGGCAATATCATTAACAGGGTTGATCCCCAAATGGTAATTCAAGCTCAGCAGCAAAAGCATAATCATCCTCTTACACTTGGTGATCAGAAAAGCGTATCTGAAATTAAGTGTCAAGCAATGATTAGCCCACTCTCTTTAGCTTTTCAACAGAATTCTATGAGCTGCAGCAACTTTTCCAGCAAAAATTTCAACACTGGGAACAATGGTGTCTTTATGGGTCCAactttttctcttccccaaaatcAAGGGTTGCACTTTCCTTATTCAAGCTCAAGCACTTTTGAAACACACCCATCTTCAATTTTCACCTCCTTGCAGCCCTCAAATCTTTATAACTACAGTAGCGGAGAAGCTATGGAAGATTCAACCATCACTACCGTCATCCCTACCACAAGCAACATTATCACTCATCAGCTATGGCAAGTGCCAAATGCAAGCTGTGGCGTGGACATGACAAGTTATTGGAACTGGGATGATATAGATACTTTTGTCTCCACTGATCTCAATATACCCTGGGATGATTCTGGGCTCAAACCATAA
- the LOC110642997 gene encoding uncharacterized protein LOC110642997 produces MASAVLLVVVFVFDLVAFALAVAAEQRRNTATVNIEGDYKYCQYDSDIATGLGVGALVALMASQILIMVASRCLCCGKVMRPSGSRTWAIVLFISCWVFFFIAEVCLLAGAVRNAYHTKYYLSSDHTLSCRELRKGVFGAGAAFVILTGIVSELYYVSYSRANDGQLSYGRDTGVRMGNL; encoded by the exons ATGGCTTCAGCAGTGTTGCTGGTGGTGGTGTTTGTGTTTGATTTGGTTGCTTTTGCGCTCGCTGTTGCCGCCGAGCAGAGGAGGAATACC GCAACAGTCAATATTGAAGGAGATTATAAGTACTGTCAATATGATTCAGATATTGCAACTGGATTAGGTGTTGGTGCCTTGGTGGCCCTTATGGCTAGTCAAATCCTAATAATGGTGGCAAGTCGATGTTTGTGCTGTGGAAAGGTCATGAGACCTAGCGGGTCTAGGACCTGGGCAATTGTTTTATTTATCTCCTGCTG GGTATTCTTTTTCATTGCTGAGGTCTGCTTGTTAGCGGGTGCTGTTCGAAATGCCTACCACACCAAATACTACTTGTCATCAGACCATACCCTATCATGCCGGGAACTGAGAAAGGGAGTGTTTGGGGCTGGAGCTGCATTCGTCATCCTTACAGGCATAGTATCTGAGCTTTACTATGTAAGCTATTCCAGGGCAAATGACGGTCAACTTTCATATGGCAGAGACACCGGTGTGAGGATGGGGAACCTATAG